A single genomic interval of Microbacterium sp. zg-Y1090 harbors:
- a CDS encoding flagellar motor switch protein FliM: MQIDQRAHTAAETAPPERYDFGRPAALSREHARALAGAFDAFARQWAVQLASKTRTRAHIAVERVTLETYDEYVATVPATTTLVVCAAEASDERAIVEFPVPTALSWIVKMLGGEVAGRVDDRALTAIEQALLRALLNETLGHLHGSLGVLLPNTFSVSAVQYNAAFAQIASAQDLVVVARFSLRFADRTESASVALPAASLLERLSRTASAPHAAPDPSVVRWHVEETPVEVTLRLSPRSMRPDEVLNLAVGDIIPLPHGQDRPLHLTVADQVVATAAIGANGARLACVVTSSDLSLSLAEELK; the protein is encoded by the coding sequence GTGCAGATCGACCAACGCGCGCACACAGCCGCCGAGACCGCGCCCCCGGAGCGCTACGACTTCGGGCGTCCCGCCGCGCTCTCGCGCGAGCACGCGCGCGCCCTCGCGGGAGCGTTCGACGCCTTCGCCCGCCAGTGGGCGGTGCAGCTCGCGTCGAAGACGCGCACCCGCGCGCACATCGCGGTGGAGCGCGTGACGCTGGAGACCTACGACGAGTACGTCGCCACCGTGCCTGCCACCACGACGCTCGTGGTCTGCGCCGCAGAGGCGTCGGACGAGCGTGCCATCGTGGAATTCCCCGTCCCGACCGCCCTGTCGTGGATCGTGAAGATGCTCGGCGGCGAGGTCGCCGGGCGCGTGGACGACCGCGCACTGACCGCCATCGAGCAGGCGCTGCTGCGGGCGCTTCTGAACGAGACCCTCGGCCACCTGCACGGCAGCCTCGGCGTCCTTCTGCCGAACACCTTCTCGGTGAGCGCCGTGCAGTACAACGCCGCGTTCGCGCAGATCGCGTCCGCCCAGGACCTCGTCGTGGTGGCCCGCTTCTCGCTGCGGTTCGCCGACCGCACCGAGAGCGCCAGCGTCGCCCTCCCCGCGGCATCCCTGCTCGAGCGGCTCTCGCGCACCGCCTCGGCACCGCACGCGGCGCCTGACCCCTCGGTCGTCCGGTGGCATGTCGAGGAGACGCCCGTCGAGGTCACGCTCCGCCTCTCCCCGCGCAGCATGCGCCCCGACGAGGTGCTGAACCTCGCCGTGGGCGACATCATCCCGCTCCCCCACGGGCAGGACCGCCCCCTGCACCTCACCGTCGCCGACCAGGTCGTCGCGACCGCGGCCATCGGGGCCAACGGCGCCCGGCTCGCGTGCGTCGTCACCTCATCCGATCTGTCCCTCTCCCTCGCCGAGGAGCTGAAATGA
- the fliN gene encoding flagellar motor switch protein FliN yields the protein MTSTTAHEFAAAAAFADRLPTAGRTTARPSTGSSENGDAVMVSSVGDTSAALAVVILDESALVDGDPAIPLTERLHQSLDAAATAFGPCVLGEPVIGDASALFADPAATVFDLVDSSDRTIGRLAVRVTHGRAASPRRLQRIAGVEMDLTVEVGRTRMTVRDVLDLEPGRIVELDRSAGAPADVKLNGRLIAQGEIVVVDQDYAVRITRIIENAEA from the coding sequence ATGACCAGCACCACCGCCCACGAGTTCGCGGCCGCCGCCGCATTCGCCGACCGCCTGCCCACCGCCGGCCGCACCACCGCGCGCCCGTCGACGGGGTCGAGCGAGAACGGCGACGCCGTCATGGTGTCATCGGTCGGGGACACGAGCGCCGCGTTGGCCGTCGTCATCCTCGACGAGAGCGCACTCGTCGACGGCGACCCCGCCATCCCGCTGACCGAGCGCCTCCACCAGTCGCTCGACGCCGCGGCCACGGCGTTCGGACCGTGCGTGCTGGGCGAGCCCGTCATCGGCGACGCCTCCGCACTGTTCGCGGACCCCGCCGCCACGGTGTTCGACCTCGTGGACTCCTCGGATCGCACGATCGGTCGCCTGGCGGTGCGGGTCACGCATGGCCGCGCGGCCTCGCCGCGGCGCCTGCAGCGCATCGCCGGCGTCGAGATGGACCTGACGGTCGAGGTCGGCCGCACCCGGATGACGGTGCGCGACGTGCTGGACCTCGAGCCCGGGCGCATCGTGGAGCTCGACCGTTCGGCGGGGGCGCCGGCCGATGTCAAGCTCAACGGCCGGCTCATCGCCCAGGGCGAGATCGTCGTCGTCGACCAGGACTACGCGGTGCGCATCACGCGCATCATCGAGAACGCGGAGGCGTGA
- a CDS encoding flagellar biosynthetic protein FliO: MLGALWFIQRRLTRGTVARRPEQIRVVARQGLGGKARVVVIEAEGTRYVLGVTEAGVSVIDSRPALDGPVAVAVAVDAPSARAELPSGDGALNPPLPLRRSRQRGHSAPASLSGGAAEALRRALGA, translated from the coding sequence GTGCTCGGCGCGCTCTGGTTCATCCAGCGGCGGCTGACGCGGGGCACCGTCGCCCGGCGCCCGGAGCAGATCCGTGTCGTCGCACGGCAGGGGCTCGGCGGAAAGGCCCGCGTCGTCGTCATCGAAGCGGAGGGCACGCGCTACGTGCTGGGCGTCACCGAGGCCGGGGTGTCGGTGATCGACAGCCGACCCGCGCTCGACGGCCCCGTGGCCGTGGCCGTGGCCGTCGACGCACCCTCGGCACGAGCGGAGCTGCCGTCCGGGGACGGCGCGCTCAACCCCCCGCTGCCGCTGCGGCGGTCCCGCCAGCGCGGCCACTCCGCCCCGGCATCCCTCTCCGGCGGCGCAGCCGAGGCGCTGCGCCGCGCCCTCGGCGCATGA
- the fliP gene encoding flagellar type III secretion system pore protein FliP (The bacterial flagellar biogenesis protein FliP forms a type III secretion system (T3SS)-type pore required for flagellar assembly.), which produces MTAGRARARLARLAGFAFVGVVALQTFAVAPAHADVIEPTPPTTGGLTVDINGIDGTPSGSILTLLAITLLSVAPALLLMMSSFTKIFVVLAMTRNALSLPTIPPNQVLAGLALFLSLFIMWPVLTDINAVAVQPYVEGTLTFTDATALGAEPLRTWMLAYTREEDLALMTRFAGFDNPEAPEDVPLQTLIPAFMISELRAAFIIGFVIFVPFLVIDLVVAAALMSMGMMMLPPVMISLPFKILLFILVDGWGLILRTLVESYGPIG; this is translated from the coding sequence ATGACCGCCGGGCGCGCCCGGGCGCGGCTCGCGCGCCTCGCCGGGTTCGCCTTCGTCGGCGTCGTCGCACTGCAGACCTTCGCCGTCGCGCCGGCCCACGCCGACGTCATCGAGCCGACTCCGCCCACCACGGGCGGGCTGACCGTCGACATCAACGGCATCGACGGCACGCCTTCGGGCTCCATCCTCACCCTGCTGGCGATCACGCTGCTGTCGGTGGCGCCGGCGCTGCTGTTGATGATGTCGTCGTTCACGAAGATCTTCGTGGTGCTCGCGATGACCCGCAACGCCCTGTCGCTGCCGACGATCCCGCCCAACCAGGTGCTCGCCGGCCTCGCGCTCTTCCTCTCGCTGTTCATCATGTGGCCGGTTCTCACGGACATCAACGCGGTCGCCGTGCAGCCCTACGTCGAGGGCACGCTCACCTTCACCGATGCGACCGCGCTCGGCGCGGAACCGCTGCGCACCTGGATGCTGGCGTACACGCGCGAGGAGGACCTCGCCCTCATGACGCGCTTCGCCGGGTTCGACAATCCAGAGGCGCCGGAAGACGTGCCGCTGCAGACGCTCATCCCGGCGTTCATGATCTCCGAGCTGCGCGCGGCGTTCATCATCGGGTTCGTCATCTTCGTGCCGTTCCTCGTCATCGACCTCGTCGTCGCCGCCGCGCTGATGTCGATGGGAATGATGATGCTCCCCCCGGTGATGATCTCGCTGCCGTTCAAGATCCTGCTGTTCATCCTCGTCGACGGGTGGGGGCTCATCCTGCGCACACTCGTGGAGAGCTACGGGCCGATCGGATGA
- the fliQ gene encoding flagellar biosynthesis protein FliQ: MTPEAVLDIALEGVVLAAKLAAPLLVTALVVGFSISLLQSITQIQEVTLSFVPKAVAVAIALVVCGNWMIAEAIAFTEAMFDRIPHLLSGG; this comes from the coding sequence ATGACGCCGGAAGCCGTGCTCGACATCGCCTTGGAGGGCGTGGTCCTCGCCGCCAAGCTCGCGGCGCCGCTGCTGGTGACGGCACTGGTGGTGGGGTTCTCCATCTCGCTGCTGCAGTCGATCACGCAGATCCAGGAGGTCACCCTCTCGTTCGTCCCCAAGGCGGTCGCCGTCGCCATCGCCCTCGTGGTGTGCGGCAACTGGATGATCGCCGAGGCCATCGCCTTCACCGAGGCGATGTTCGACCGCATCCCGCACCTGCTCTCCGGCGGCTGA
- a CDS encoding flagellar biosynthetic protein FliR produces MFIPLDFAWLEATGLAAVRMTAFLFIAPPFSYGAFPARIKAMLGVGLALAVSGTVAADYESLSTAGFLGALVIQAVTGALLGLLVLVCFSAVQSAGSLLDVFGGFQLAQAFDPQMQVNGAQFTRLFQMTALTLLFASSGYQLILAGLVRSFTAVPIDGVMPLARPAEMLIDAVSQMMLAAVQIAGPLVLILFLADVGLGLITRVAPALNAFAMGFPVKILLTFLLAGTVIAALPAIVSALAEKSFGLLTGGTR; encoded by the coding sequence GTGTTCATCCCGCTCGACTTCGCCTGGCTCGAGGCCACCGGCCTCGCGGCGGTGCGCATGACCGCGTTCCTGTTCATCGCCCCGCCGTTCTCGTACGGCGCCTTCCCCGCCCGTATCAAGGCGATGCTGGGGGTCGGGCTGGCCCTCGCCGTCAGCGGGACGGTCGCGGCCGACTACGAGAGCCTCAGCACCGCCGGCTTCCTGGGGGCACTGGTCATCCAGGCGGTCACCGGTGCCCTGCTGGGATTGCTCGTGCTGGTCTGCTTCTCGGCGGTGCAGTCCGCGGGCAGCCTCCTCGACGTCTTCGGCGGTTTTCAGCTCGCTCAGGCGTTCGACCCCCAGATGCAGGTCAACGGCGCCCAGTTCACGCGGCTGTTCCAGATGACGGCGCTGACGCTGCTGTTCGCGTCCAGCGGCTACCAGCTGATCCTCGCCGGCCTCGTGCGCAGCTTCACCGCGGTCCCCATCGACGGCGTCATGCCGCTCGCCCGGCCGGCCGAGATGCTGATCGACGCGGTGTCGCAGATGATGCTGGCGGCTGTGCAGATCGCCGGCCCGCTCGTGCTGATCCTCTTCCTCGCCGACGTGGGTCTCGGCCTGATCACCCGCGTCGCCCCCGCACTGAATGCATTCGCGATGGGCTTCCCCGTCAAGATCCTGCTCACCTTCCTGCTCGCCGGCACCGTGATCGCCGCCCTGCCGGCGATCGTCAGCGCGCTGGCCGAGAAGAGCTTCGGACTGCTCACGGGGGGCACCCGATGA